The Herbiconiux sp. A18JL235 region ATCGCCGAGAGGTACCTGCTCACCCCCGACCCGGCGCCACGCGACGGTGCTCCCGCCGAGCTGTTCGAGGTGCGCGAGCACGGAGACGATCGACTGCTCGGACTCGTCGGCGTGATCGCCTCGGTCACCGAGCCGTTCTGCTCCGACTGCCGACGCACCAGACTCACCGCGGAGGGTGCTGTGCGCAGCTGCCTGTTCTCGCACGACGAGATCGACCTGCTCGGCCCGATGCGGGCGGGGGCGGGCGACGCGGAGGTCGCCGACCTCTGGCGCGGAGCGATGTGGGCGAAGCCCGCGGGGCACCGCATGAACGAGCTCGGCTTCACCCAGCCCGAGCGCCCGATGAGCGCGATCGGCGGCTGATGAGCGTCACCTTCACCTACTTCGCGGCGGCCAAAGCGGCCCTCGGTCGGCCCTCGGAGCAGCTCGACGCCGCCGGACGCACGATCGCGTCGGTGCTCGACGAGCTCGCCGCGGGGACTGCCGACGCCGCCACGACGGCGACCGTGCTGGGGCGGTGCAGCTTCCTGCACAACACGCGGGCGACGAAGGAACTCTCGACGGTGCTCGCCGACGGCGACACGGTCGACGTGCTGCCGCCGTTCGCCGGGGGGTGAGGGCGCCAGCCTCGTCGGAGGTACGGCACAGGCTTGCCGGGTGTGCCGGGCGCGGAGGCTGCAGGGCTCGCCGGGTTCGCCTGGATCGTCAGTAGCGGGGCTTGCCTGGTTCGATCTCGCGCACCCAGGCGTCGATGCCGCCACGGACGAACACGACGTCGTCCCAGCCGTTCTGCTGCAGCAGCTGCGCGGCGTGAGCCGAACGCGTGTCGTGGTGGCAGTAGAGCACGACCTTCTCCTGCGGCGGAAGCACCTCGCGGGCCGCGTCGCTCAGCACGTTGCCGAGCGGAACGAGGTGCGCGCCCTCGATGGCGACCAGCTCGTGCTCGTAGCTCTCGCGCACGTCGACCAGCACGAAGTCGGCGTCGCCGCGGTCACGGGCGTCGAGCATCTCCTTGAGCTCGGTGGGGGAGACGGATGCGGGGGAGACGGATGCGGGGGCGGCCGGGCGCGAGGTCTCGGCTCCTGGGGCTGTGGCGCTCGCCGAGGCCGTGGTGGCCGTGGTGGCCGCCTGCCGCTCGAACAGGCGGGTGGCGGGGCTGGAGGCGCCGACCCCCTGCACCTTTGCGTCGTACGGCTCGCCGATGTTCGCGGCGCCGCGGGTCGCTCCCCTCGTGCCAGGGCGGATCGCCGACTTCCCGAACGGCACCTCGCGCCAGCTCGCGTCGAGCGCGTCGTGAACGAGCAGCCGCCCGAGCAGCACCTCGCCCCAGCCGCCGAGCAGCTTCAACGTCTCGGTCGCCAGCACGGCACCGACAGCGGCGCACACCGGACCCAGCACGCCGGCGACGGCGCAGCTCTCGGCGGGATCGGAACCCTGCTCGGGGTAGAGGTCGTCGAGTGTGCGGGCACCGTCGCCCTCCGCCGTGGCCCAGAAGACCGTGGCCTGCCCGTCGAAACGCAGCACCGAACCCCACACCATGGGTGTGCCGACGAGGGCGCAGGCGGCGTCGATCACGTACTGCACCTCGAAGTTGTCGGTGCCGTCGACCACCACGTCGTACTCCGAGACCAGTTCGAGCACGGTGTCGGGCGTGATCTCGACATCATGCTCGATCACCTCGACGAGGGGGTTGAGGGCGCGCACCGCCGCTGCGGCCGACGCGGTCTTGCGGGAGCCGACCGCCGCATCCGGGTGGATGGTCTGGCGCTGCAGATTCGAGACCTCGACGGTGTCGTGATCCACGATGCCCAGCGTGCCGACGCCGGCGGCGGCGAGGTACTGCAGCACCGGTGATCCGAGGCCGCCCGCGCCGAGCACGACGACGCGTGAGTTCTTCAGCCGTCGCTGCCCCTCCAGGCCGATGTGGGTCAGCGAGATCTGGCGCGCGTAGCGGACGAGCTCGGCTCGTGTGAGCTCGGCTGCCGGGGAGACGAGGGCTTGGCGGGGCATCGGAGTCCTTTCTGCACAACCAGCGTAGGCGGCGGATCCGTCAACAGTGTCGCCGCGCCGACCGTGATCGGGCGGGCGATTCGATACCGTAGTGCTCACCGCTCGGGCAGTCCCGCTCGTCGGCCGCAGCGAAAGGGGTGGCGCGTGTACTTGAAGAGCCTCACCCTCAAGGGCTTCAAGAGCTTCGCCAACCCCACCACCTTCGCCTTCGAGACCGGCGTCACCTGCGTCGTCGGTCCGAACGGCTCGGGAAAGTCGAACGTCGTCGACGCGCTGGCCTGGGTGATGGGGGAGCAGGGGGCGAAGACGCTGCGCGGCGGGAAGATGGAAGACGTCATCTTCGCGGGCACCTCGACCAAGGGCCCGCTCGGCCGGGCCGAGGTCACGCTCACCATCGACAACGCCGACGGCGCGCTCCCCATCGACTACAGCGAGGTCACCATCTCGCGCACCCTGTTCCGCAACGGGGGCAGCGAGTACGCCATCAACGGGGAGGGGTGCCGCCTGCTCGACGTGCAGGAGCTGCTCTCCGACTCGGGGCTCGGGCGTGAGATGCACGTCATCGTCGGTCAGGGCCAGCTCGACGCCGTGCTGCACGCCACCCCCGAGGGCAGGCGCGGATTCATCGAAGAGGCCGCCGGCATCCTGAAGCACCGCCGCCGCAAGGAGAAGACGGTGCGCAAGCTCGACGCCATGCAGGGCAACCTCACGCGGTTGAGCGATCTGGCCGGGGAGATCAGGCGCCAGCTCAAGCCGCTCGGGCGGCAGGCCGAGGTGGCCAAGCAGGCGCAATCGATCGCCGCTATCGTTCGCGACGCCAAGGCACGACTGCTCGCCGATGAGGTGGTGGGCCTGCGGGCCGCCCTCGACGCCGCGGCCCGCAGCGAGAACGAGCGCCACACCGAGCGCCTGGTGCTGCAGGAGCGGCTCGAGCAGAACCAGCTGCGCATCGGCCGCCTCGAGCAGGCGCAGGTGGGCGATGCCGTCGACCTCGCACGGCGCACCGCATTCGGTCTCGAGTCGGTGCAAGAACGCCTGCGCAACCTGTTCAATCTAGCCACCCAGCGTCTCGCGCTGCTCGGCGGCGAAGAGGGTCTTCCCGAGGCGTCGCCGAGCGTCAGCCCGGGAATGGTCGCCGACTCGCGCGACGAAGCCGAGCGACTTCAGGGCGAGGTGCTCGCCTCGCAGCAGCGATGGGAGGCGGCGCAGCAGGCGACTGCCGCGGCGAGGGCTGCGCTCGACGCGCTCGACGAGCAGATCGCCTACCAGAGCTCCCTCGTGTCGAAGCACGACCTCGAGCTGTCGAAGCTCACCGGCCAGCTCGAGTCGGCCAACTCCCGGCTCGCCGCCGTGCGCGGCGAGGTGCTGCGGCAGGGCAATGCCCTCGAGGCGGCCGAAGCCCGCCGTGAACGGGCCGCCGCCGACTACGCCGAGGCCGAGGAGGAGTCGGCCGAGTCGGAGCTCGACGCCACCGGCCTCGACGAGGGGTACGAGTTCGCGCAGTCGCAGGTGTTCGAGGCCGAGGCCGAGATCGAACTGCTGCGTGAAGAGCTACACACCCACGAGCGCGAGCGCGATGCCCTCGCGGCGCGCACCAGCGCGCTCGGCATGGCACTCGACCAGAAAGACGGATCGGCAGAGCTCGTCGCCGCGCGCCTGGAGGGCATCGCCGGTCTCGTCGCCGAGCACATGAAGGTTTCGCCCGGTTACGAGGCCGCCGTCGCCGCAGCGCTCGGCAGTCTCGCTGACGCAGTGCTCGCGAACGACCAGGGTGCGGCGGTGGCGGCGGCCTCCGCGGCGGCTGCGGGTGACATGGGGCGGGTCGAGCTCGTCATCGCGCGGCCGGGCGCGGGTTCTGGTCCGGGCCCAGGTCAGGGTTCGTCCTCGGCAGCGGGTTCGGGTGCAAATGACGAGGGACCGGCCGTCGGCGGCGGCGCGAATGGTGCCGGTGGAGGCCGCGACGGCTTGGGCCTGGGTACCGCAGCGCTGCTGCTCGAGCGTGCCCGGGCGTCCTCCGACCGGAGCGCCGTCGACGGGGTCGTGCCCGCCGTCGACGTCGTCACCGCACCCGACGGGGTGCTCGGGGTGCTCGGCGCGGTGGCGGTGGCCGACGATCTCGAGTCCGCACGTGCGGCCTGGGCGGCGCTCGAAGAAGCTGCGGCCGGCAGTGCGGGGTCGTCCGGTGTCCGCGGTGGCTCCGGGGCGACGGGCGGGACAGATCTCGCTGCCTCGCAGCTCGCCTCGCTCACCCTGGTGACGAAGGCGGGGGAGGTGCTCTCGCGCTATGTGCTCCGCGGCGGGTCGGGGGCGACACGCTCGCGCATCGAGCTCGTCGCCGAGCGCGACTCGGCGGCGGCGCTGCTCGCCGAGGAGCACTCGATCATCGAACGGGCTCGCTTCGAGCTGGCCGAGCAGCGTGGCGTCGTGCAGGTGGCGAAGGAGCAGTCGCAGAGGGCGCTCACGGCGCTGCGCGAGTTCGATGCGAAGCTCGCCTCCCGCAGCGAACGGGTGAGCCGGCTCAAGGCGCAGCTCGACGCCTCGGTCGCCGAGCTCGAGCGTCTCGGCAAGTCGTCGAAGCTCGCCGAGGAGAACGTCGCCCAGGCGGAGCAGGCCGCCGAGAAGGCCCGGGCAGAGCTCGACGTGGTGAGGGCGCGTCCGCGGCCGATCCTCGACGCCAGTGCTCGGGAGGGGCTGCTCGCCGAGCTCGAGTCCGCGCGCGAGCGCGAGGTCGAGGCCCGGCTGGGTGTCGAGACGGCCCGCGAGCGGGTTCGCGCCGAGCAGGCGAGAACGGCCGCGTTGGAGCGGCAGCTCGAGGCCGATCGTGCGGCGGCCGAGGCCGCGGCGCGGCGTGCGGTCATCCGTCGCCGCCA contains the following coding sequences:
- a CDS encoding AAA family ATPase, which gives rise to MYLKSLTLKGFKSFANPTTFAFETGVTCVVGPNGSGKSNVVDALAWVMGEQGAKTLRGGKMEDVIFAGTSTKGPLGRAEVTLTIDNADGALPIDYSEVTISRTLFRNGGSEYAINGEGCRLLDVQELLSDSGLGREMHVIVGQGQLDAVLHATPEGRRGFIEEAAGILKHRRRKEKTVRKLDAMQGNLTRLSDLAGEIRRQLKPLGRQAEVAKQAQSIAAIVRDAKARLLADEVVGLRAALDAAARSENERHTERLVLQERLEQNQLRIGRLEQAQVGDAVDLARRTAFGLESVQERLRNLFNLATQRLALLGGEEGLPEASPSVSPGMVADSRDEAERLQGEVLASQQRWEAAQQATAAARAALDALDEQIAYQSSLVSKHDLELSKLTGQLESANSRLAAVRGEVLRQGNALEAAEARRERAAADYAEAEEESAESELDATGLDEGYEFAQSQVFEAEAEIELLREELHTHERERDALAARTSALGMALDQKDGSAELVAARLEGIAGLVAEHMKVSPGYEAAVAAALGSLADAVLANDQGAAVAAASAAAAGDMGRVELVIARPGAGSGPGPGQGSSSAAGSGANDEGPAVGGGANGAGGGRDGLGLGTAALLLERARASSDRSAVDGVVPAVDVVTAPDGVLGVLGAVAVADDLESARAAWAALEEAAAGSAGSSGVRGGSGATGGTDLAASQLASLTLVTKAGEVLSRYVLRGGSGATRSRIELVAERDSAAALLAEEHSIIERARFELAEQRGVVQVAKEQSQRALTALREFDAKLASRSERVSRLKAQLDASVAELERLGKSSKLAEENVAQAEQAAEKARAELDVVRARPRPILDASAREGLLAELESAREREVEARLGVETARERVRAEQARTAALERQLEADRAAAEAAARRAVIRRRQIAAATDVAEALPAVLDSVDRSVAEARLELSQREAERAQQNEELLALRREEATLRERLQAITENVHGLELQIYEKKLHLSGLLERAASELGLVEEVLVAEYGPDQLIPDDSAVAIIDTSQAAVRAATEQLEADRLAAESDDDEAFRAIVPEMSSRASGVGPVPADDDGVTAASDGSAGVAADSEPAEPSEPEGHPFVRAEQQQRLAKAERKLAELGRVNPLALEEFDALEQRHRFLTEQLTDLTNTRKDLLTIIDEIDERMQSIFESAFADTQEAFTKVFPVLFPGGTGSISLTDPDNLLTTGIEVSVKPAGKKIERLSLLSGGERSLAAVALLIAIFKARPSPFYIMDEVEAALDDANLGRLLTIFEDLRATSQLIVITHQKRTMEIADALYGVSMRQDGVSAVVGQRVAPDRAAS
- a CDS encoding ThiF family adenylyltransferase — its product is MPRQALVSPAAELTRAELVRYARQISLTHIGLEGQRRLKNSRVVVLGAGGLGSPVLQYLAAAGVGTLGIVDHDTVEVSNLQRQTIHPDAAVGSRKTASAAAAVRALNPLVEVIEHDVEITPDTVLELVSEYDVVVDGTDNFEVQYVIDAACALVGTPMVWGSVLRFDGQATVFWATAEGDGARTLDDLYPEQGSDPAESCAVAGVLGPVCAAVGAVLATETLKLLGGWGEVLLGRLLVHDALDASWREVPFGKSAIRPGTRGATRGAANIGEPYDAKVQGVGASSPATRLFERQAATTATTASASATAPGAETSRPAAPASVSPASVSPTELKEMLDARDRGDADFVLVDVRESYEHELVAIEGAHLVPLGNVLSDAAREVLPPQEKVVLYCHHDTRSAHAAQLLQQNGWDDVVFVRGGIDAWVREIEPGKPRY
- a CDS encoding MoaD/ThiS family protein — protein: MSVTFTYFAAAKAALGRPSEQLDAAGRTIASVLDELAAGTADAATTATVLGRCSFLHNTRATKELSTVLADGDTVDVLPPFAGG